In the genome of Pseudomonas sp. LBUM920, one region contains:
- the serB gene encoding phosphoserine phosphatase SerB: MREIVLINITGVDRPGLTAAITGVLAQGGVNILDIGQAVIHDTLSFGILVEIPSTEQASSVLKDILFTAYKLDQQVRFTPVSEVDYQHWVEGQGKKRHIVTLLTRKVTAEQLQRVSSITAQYGLNIDHIDRLSGRMPLDTPADKGKGCIEFSVRGEPADPQALRAEFLSVAQELNVDIAFQEDSLFRRNRRLAVFDMDSTLIEAEVIDELAKAAGVGEQVSEITERAMAGELDFRASFKERLALLKGLDVSVLDSIGASLRLTEGAETLFAELKRLGYKTAILSGGFTYFAKQLQAKLGIDYVFANELEVVDGKVTGVAVEPIVDAQRKADLLRELAHKEGLRLEQTIAVGDGANDLPMLAIAGLGVAFRAKPLVKQSAKQAISTLGLDGVLYLLGLRDRDGQL; encoded by the coding sequence TTGCGCGAAATTGTCCTGATAAACATCACAGGTGTTGACCGACCGGGTCTCACCGCAGCCATTACCGGTGTGCTGGCCCAGGGTGGTGTGAACATTCTCGACATCGGCCAGGCGGTGATCCACGACACCCTCTCGTTCGGCATCCTCGTGGAAATCCCGAGTACCGAACAGGCTTCTTCGGTGCTCAAGGACATCCTGTTTACGGCGTATAAGCTCGATCAGCAGGTGCGTTTCACGCCGGTGTCCGAAGTCGATTACCAGCATTGGGTGGAAGGCCAGGGCAAAAAACGCCACATCGTCACGCTGCTGACTCGCAAAGTTACCGCCGAGCAATTGCAGCGCGTCAGCTCGATTACCGCCCAGTACGGTTTGAATATTGATCATATCGACCGTTTGTCGGGTCGCATGCCGCTTGATACGCCAGCCGACAAGGGCAAGGGCTGCATCGAGTTTTCCGTGCGCGGCGAACCGGCGGATCCGCAAGCCCTGCGCGCCGAGTTCTTGAGCGTGGCTCAAGAGCTGAATGTTGACATCGCCTTCCAGGAAGACTCGCTGTTCCGCCGCAACCGCCGCCTGGCGGTGTTCGACATGGACTCCACGCTGATTGAAGCCGAAGTCATCGACGAGCTGGCCAAGGCTGCCGGTGTCGGCGAGCAAGTGTCTGAAATTACCGAGCGCGCCATGGCCGGTGAGCTGGATTTCCGTGCCAGCTTCAAGGAGCGCCTGGCGCTGCTCAAAGGCCTGGATGTGAGCGTGCTGGACTCGATCGGCGCCTCGTTGCGCCTGACCGAAGGCGCCGAAACCCTGTTCGCCGAGCTCAAGCGCCTGGGCTACAAGACCGCGATTCTATCGGGCGGGTTTACCTACTTCGCCAAGCAACTGCAGGCCAAGCTGGGCATCGATTATGTGTTCGCCAACGAGCTGGAAGTGGTGGATGGCAAGGTGACGGGCGTGGCGGTGGAGCCGATTGTCGACGCGCAGCGCAAAGCGGATTTGCTGAGGGAATTGGCGCATAAGGAAGGTTTGCGTCTGGAACAGACCATTGCGGTCGGTGACGGCGCCAATGACTTGCCGATGCTCGCAATTGCCGGGTTGGGTGTGGCGTTCCGCGCCAAGCCACTGGTCAAGCAATCGGCCAAGCAGGCGATCTCGACGTTGGGGCTGGATGGCGTGTTGTACCTGCTGGGCTTGCGCGACCGCGACGGTCAGTTGTAA
- a CDS encoding AhpA/YtjB family protein produces the protein MNRPTPVKTDNFFLLIFRALRHRRVPIALRIASHNVILVALALVIYACVMGLQFKQAMHEQADALGESLTTQTATSATELLVSNDILSLNVLLNNLTKNPLVAHAAIYSVDNRIMAEAGQRPKNGLLGEAEGLYSSNITFQDVKAGQLRISLDMQQFQQPMTISLQSMGILSAILLALALALSLRLGRHISTPLMQLRIWLRDIDEHTPATDRQDEIGDLARQLHASFAPEPVVPEVEPEPEYDDTDYDDEPEFEVRDLRDPGFDESAPVAGLKPAPRQVIKAEEDELDDEDPFSDLRDTSAATAAVVPKPAPVKNTEPQHSAVLAVQLGAQDQLRRLPRARLTELLERYRDCLDQAASLYQSELHTLNDGSTLMLFHSEDSGEDYLTNAICCGELLRALGHALQIEVADSGITLQLQLGLTVGDDLFGMSQIDLLLTEIAQDALALSQHSRNLLLVERKISEDALIRQRARIRPIASPEGASCVERLMEPYPSMLERQLARMHETRTKS, from the coding sequence GTGAACCGGCCTACGCCAGTAAAAACCGATAACTTCTTCCTGCTGATCTTCCGGGCACTGCGCCACCGCCGTGTACCGATCGCATTACGCATCGCCAGCCATAACGTGATCCTGGTCGCTCTGGCCCTGGTGATCTATGCCTGCGTGATGGGCTTGCAGTTCAAGCAGGCCATGCACGAGCAAGCCGACGCCCTGGGCGAGAGCCTGACCACTCAAACCGCCACGTCGGCGACTGAGCTGCTGGTGTCCAACGACATTCTCAGCCTCAACGTGCTGCTCAACAACCTGACCAAGAACCCGTTGGTGGCCCACGCCGCGATTTACAGCGTGGACAACCGGATCATGGCCGAAGCCGGGCAACGCCCGAAAAACGGCCTGCTGGGTGAAGCCGAAGGTTTGTATTCGAGCAACATCACGTTTCAGGATGTGAAGGCCGGCCAACTGCGCATCAGCCTGGACATGCAGCAATTCCAGCAGCCGATGACCATCAGCCTGCAAAGCATGGGCATCCTCAGCGCGATCCTGTTGGCATTGGCCCTGGCCTTGAGCTTGCGCCTGGGGCGGCATATCTCCACGCCGCTGATGCAGCTGCGCATCTGGCTGCGCGATATTGACGAACACACCCCGGCCACTGATCGCCAGGATGAGATCGGCGACCTCGCCCGCCAGCTTCACGCCAGCTTCGCACCCGAGCCGGTAGTGCCCGAGGTCGAGCCAGAACCCGAGTACGACGACACCGATTACGACGACGAACCCGAGTTTGAAGTGCGCGACCTGCGTGATCCAGGCTTTGACGAAAGTGCGCCGGTGGCAGGCCTCAAGCCCGCGCCCCGCCAGGTCATCAAGGCGGAGGAAGATGAACTGGATGACGAAGACCCGTTCTCCGACCTGCGCGATACCTCGGCCGCCACCGCGGCCGTCGTGCCTAAGCCTGCGCCGGTGAAGAACACCGAGCCTCAGCACAGCGCCGTATTAGCCGTGCAACTGGGCGCCCAGGACCAACTGCGCCGCCTGCCCCGCGCCCGCCTGACGGAATTGCTGGAACGCTACCGCGACTGCCTGGACCAGGCCGCCTCGCTGTATCAGAGCGAACTGCACACCCTGAACGACGGCAGCACGCTGATGCTGTTCCACAGCGAAGACAGCGGCGAAGATTACCTGACCAACGCCATTTGCTGCGGCGAGTTGTTGCGCGCCCTCGGCCATGCCCTGCAGATCGAAGTGGCCGACAGCGGCATCACCTTGCAGCTGCAGCTTGGTTTGACCGTGGGCGATGATCTGTTTGGCATGAGCCAGATCGACCTGCTGCTGACTGAAATCGCCCAGGATGCGCTGGCCTTGTCGCAACACAGCCGCAACCTGCTGCTGGTGGAGCGCAAGATCAGCGAAGACGCGTTGATTCGCCAACGCGCGCGTATCCGCCCGATTGCCAGCCCTGAAGGCGCCAGCTGTGTGGAACGCTTGATGGAGCCGTATCCGTCGATGCTGGAGCGGCAGTTGGCGCGGATGCATGAGACCCGTACCAAGTCCTGA
- the parC gene encoding DNA topoisomerase IV subunit A: MSDILADSLDGVERRSLADFTENAYLNYSMYVIMDRALPHIGDGLKPVQRRIIYAMSELGLDADSKHKKSARTVGDVLGKFHPHGDSACYEAMVLMAQPFSYRYTLVDGQGNWGAPDDPKSFAAMRYTEARLSRYSEVLLSELGQGTANWGPNFDGTLDEPLVLPARLPNILLNGTTGIAVGMATDVPPHNLREVATACVRLLDEPKATVEQLCEHIQGPDYPTEAEIITPRADLLKMYETGKGSVRMRAVYHIEDGDIIVTALPHQVSGAKVLEQIAALMQAKPSKLPQVADLRDESDHENPCRIVIIPTNSRVDHEVLMQHLFASTDLESSYRVNVNIIGLDGKPQLKNLRNLLVEWLEFRIQTVRRRLQFRLDKVERRLHLLDGLLIAYLNLDEVIHIIRTAEHPKAELIARFELSEIQADYILDTRLRQLARLEEMKLRDEQDALLKEQAKLQALLGSEAKLKKLVRSELIKDAETYGDDRRSPIVERAEAKALTETELLPNEKITVVLSEKGWVRSAKGHDIDATGLSYKAGDGFKTAAAGRSNQFAVFIDSTGRSYSVPAHTLPSARGQGEPLTGRLTPPPGASFECVLLPDDDSLYVIASDAGYGFVVKGEDLQAKNKAGKALLSLPNNAKVILPRTVEDRESNWLASVTTEGRLLVFKISDLPQLGKGKGNKIIGIPGERVASREEYVTDIAVIPEGSTLVLQAGKRTLSLRADDLEHYKGERGRRGNKLPRGFQRVDALLVETPV; the protein is encoded by the coding sequence ATGAGTGACATCCTCGCAGACAGCTTAGATGGCGTAGAACGCCGGTCGCTGGCTGACTTCACCGAAAATGCCTACCTCAACTACTCCATGTACGTGATCATGGACCGTGCCTTGCCGCATATCGGCGACGGCCTGAAACCGGTACAACGGCGCATCATCTACGCCATGAGTGAGTTGGGGCTGGACGCTGATTCCAAGCACAAGAAGTCGGCGCGTACCGTCGGTGACGTGCTCGGCAAGTTCCACCCACACGGCGACTCGGCGTGCTACGAAGCCATGGTGCTGATGGCCCAGCCGTTCAGCTACCGCTACACGCTGGTAGACGGCCAGGGTAACTGGGGTGCGCCGGATGATCCCAAGTCCTTCGCCGCCATGCGATACACCGAGGCACGCCTGTCGCGTTACTCCGAAGTGCTGCTCAGCGAGTTGGGCCAGGGTACCGCGAACTGGGGCCCGAACTTCGACGGTACCCTGGACGAACCCTTGGTGTTGCCGGCCCGTTTGCCGAATATCCTGCTCAATGGCACCACCGGCATCGCGGTCGGCATGGCCACCGACGTGCCGCCGCATAACCTGCGCGAAGTGGCCACCGCCTGCGTACGCTTGCTGGATGAACCCAAGGCCACGGTCGAGCAGCTCTGCGAACATATCCAGGGCCCGGACTACCCGACCGAAGCGGAAATCATCACGCCGCGCGCCGACTTGTTGAAGATGTACGAAACCGGCAAGGGCTCGGTGCGCATGCGCGCCGTGTACCACATCGAAGACGGCGACATTATTGTCACCGCGCTGCCGCACCAGGTGTCCGGCGCCAAGGTGCTGGAACAGATCGCCGCGCTGATGCAGGCCAAACCGTCGAAACTGCCGCAAGTCGCTGACCTGCGTGACGAGTCCGACCACGAGAACCCATGCCGCATCGTGATCATCCCGACCAACAGCCGGGTCGACCACGAAGTGCTGATGCAGCACCTGTTTGCCAGTACCGACTTGGAGTCGAGCTACCGGGTCAACGTCAACATCATCGGCCTGGATGGCAAGCCGCAGCTGAAAAACCTGCGCAACTTGCTGGTGGAGTGGCTGGAGTTCCGCATACAAACCGTGCGCCGCCGCCTGCAATTTCGCCTCGACAAGGTCGAGCGTCGCTTGCACCTGTTGGACGGCTTGCTGATTGCTTATCTCAACCTGGACGAAGTGATCCATATCATTCGTACCGCCGAGCACCCGAAAGCCGAGCTGATCGCGCGCTTCGAGCTGAGCGAGATCCAGGCCGACTACATTCTCGACACCCGCCTGCGTCAGTTGGCGCGCCTGGAAGAGATGAAGTTGCGCGACGAGCAGGATGCATTGCTCAAGGAACAAGCCAAGCTGCAAGCGCTGCTGGGCAGCGAAGCCAAGCTCAAGAAGCTGGTGCGCAGCGAACTGATCAAAGATGCCGAAACCTATGGTGATGACCGTCGCTCGCCAATCGTCGAGCGCGCAGAAGCGAAAGCTCTGACAGAAACCGAGCTGTTGCCTAACGAGAAAATTACCGTCGTTCTGTCGGAAAAGGGTTGGGTTCGCTCCGCCAAAGGGCATGATATTGACGCTACCGGCCTCTCGTACAAGGCCGGTGATGGCTTCAAGACCGCGGCTGCCGGGCGTTCCAACCAATTTGCAGTGTTTATCGATTCCACCGGGCGCAGTTACTCGGTGCCGGCGCACACGTTGCCTTCAGCGCGTGGCCAGGGCGAGCCGCTGACCGGGCGACTCACACCGCCACCGGGGGCGAGTTTCGAATGCGTGCTGCTGCCCGATGATGATTCGCTGTATGTGATCGCGTCCGACGCGGGTTACGGTTTTGTGGTCAAGGGTGAAGACCTGCAGGCCAAGAACAAGGCGGGCAAGGCGTTGTTGAGCTTGCCCAACAACGCCAAGGTGATCCTGCCGCGCACAGTGGAAGACCGCGAGAGCAACTGGCTGGCGTCGGTGACCACCGAAGGGCGTCTGCTGGTGTTCAAGATCAGTGACTTGCCGCAGCTGGGTAAAGGCAAGGGCAACAAGATTATTGGGATTCCCGGGGAGCGGGTGGCCAGTCGCGAAGAGTACGTGACCGACATTGCAGTGATCCCGGAAGGCTCAACCCTGGTACTTCAGGCTGGCAAACGCACGCTGTCGCTGCGTGCTGACGACCTGGAACATTACAAGGGTGAGCGTGGGCGGCGCGGTAACAAACTGCCGCGGGGCTTCCAGCGAGTGGATGCTTTGTTGGTCGAAACGCCGGTTTAA
- a CDS encoding membrane integrity-associated transporter subunit PqiC, whose product MTAPRLPLFLMLAGLLGLAGCSTHQPVSLYQLDSGSPAQPAQTAGMAVLLGPVVVADYLQRETLLQRQNDGSLQGSTDGRWAGSLSSDINQLMLRQVAGHLDSQRVVLAPAPTGFTPDVQVLLTITRLDSGASQPAILDAQWRLIDRRGQVRDNRIVHLQEEHSGTTASQVQAQGVLLQHLAQQLSVALKPLANQPPVAEAPRKQAPAQAKPAAPEKPKMPMATPIRTDMEVFRF is encoded by the coding sequence ATGACTGCTCCACGCCTTCCTTTATTTTTGATGCTCGCTGGCCTTTTGGGGCTGGCGGGTTGCAGCACGCACCAGCCGGTGTCGCTGTACCAGCTGGACAGCGGAAGTCCAGCTCAGCCAGCGCAAACCGCTGGCATGGCCGTATTGCTTGGCCCGGTAGTCGTTGCCGATTACCTGCAACGCGAAACCCTGCTGCAACGTCAGAACGACGGCAGCCTGCAAGGTTCCACTGACGGCCGTTGGGCGGGCAGTTTGTCGTCCGACATCAACCAGTTGATGTTGCGCCAAGTGGCCGGTCATCTGGACAGTCAGCGTGTGGTGCTTGCGCCTGCGCCAACCGGCTTTACTCCGGATGTGCAGGTGTTGCTGACCATTACGCGGCTTGACTCGGGCGCCTCGCAGCCGGCCATCCTCGACGCGCAGTGGCGTCTGATCGACCGCCGTGGCCAGGTGCGCGATAACCGCATCGTGCATTTGCAGGAAGAACACAGCGGCACCACCGCGTCCCAGGTCCAGGCCCAGGGCGTGTTGTTGCAGCATCTGGCGCAGCAGTTGTCGGTGGCGCTCAAGCCATTGGCCAACCAGCCGCCGGTTGCCGAGGCACCGCGCAAGCAAGCCCCGGCTCAGGCCAAGCCCGCAGCGCCGGAAAAGCCGAAGATGCCGATGGCTACGCCGATTCGTACGGACATGGAAGTGTTCAGGTTCTGA